The following proteins are encoded in a genomic region of Burkholderia gladioli:
- a CDS encoding NAD(P)/FAD-dependent oxidoreductase → MHRFIIVGGGAGGLELATRLGDRYGARGKREARALVTLVDRYPTHIWKPLLHEVAAGSMDPFTQELEYAAQARWHGFEFQQGELSSVDRGAKRIVVSSVLDSDGLELMPQRVLEYDTLVIAIGSTTHFFGVEGAQRNAIALDTVGEAERFRKRLIAACIRAEHRTPEAAAQAATPGEPPIQIAIVGAGATGVELSAELRNTAQVLSAYGLHKLDPKHDVGIVLIESGERILPALPERVSTATAELLEKLGVRLMMGERVTEVAPGMVHTASGAAVRADLTVWAAGIKAPAVLAQLDGLEVNRLGQLVVRPTLQTTLDDDVFALGDCAACAWAGTDRNVPPRAQAAHQQASFLLRALACRLEGRPLPAFGYRDFGSLVSLGHFSAVGNLMGGLIGGNMLIEGLFARFMYMSLYRLHIAALHGYPRMVLDTFAHWLRRSTLPRVKLH, encoded by the coding sequence ATGCATCGTTTCATCATCGTAGGCGGCGGCGCCGGCGGGCTCGAACTCGCGACCCGGCTCGGCGATCGCTACGGCGCGCGCGGCAAGCGCGAGGCCCGGGCACTCGTCACGCTGGTCGATCGTTATCCGACCCACATCTGGAAACCGCTGCTGCATGAAGTGGCTGCCGGCAGCATGGACCCGTTCACCCAGGAGCTCGAATACGCCGCGCAGGCGCGCTGGCACGGTTTCGAGTTCCAGCAGGGCGAACTGAGCTCGGTCGATCGCGGCGCGAAGCGCATCGTGGTGTCGTCCGTGCTCGACAGCGACGGCCTGGAGCTGATGCCGCAGCGCGTGCTCGAGTACGACACGCTGGTGATCGCGATCGGCAGCACCACGCATTTCTTCGGCGTCGAGGGCGCGCAGCGCAACGCGATCGCGCTCGATACGGTCGGCGAGGCGGAGCGTTTCCGCAAGCGGTTGATCGCGGCCTGCATCCGCGCCGAACATCGCACGCCCGAGGCGGCCGCGCAGGCCGCGACGCCCGGCGAGCCGCCGATCCAGATCGCGATCGTCGGCGCAGGCGCGACCGGCGTCGAACTATCGGCCGAGTTGCGCAATACCGCGCAGGTGCTGTCGGCTTATGGCCTGCACAAGCTCGATCCGAAGCACGACGTCGGCATCGTGCTGATCGAATCGGGCGAGCGCATCCTGCCGGCGCTGCCCGAGCGCGTCTCGACGGCCACCGCCGAATTGCTGGAGAAGCTCGGCGTGCGGCTGATGATGGGCGAGCGCGTGACCGAGGTCGCGCCGGGCATGGTGCACACCGCGAGCGGCGCCGCGGTGCGCGCGGACCTGACGGTCTGGGCCGCCGGCATCAAGGCGCCGGCCGTGCTCGCGCAACTGGACGGGCTGGAGGTGAACCGGCTCGGCCAGCTCGTGGTGCGTCCCACGCTGCAAACCACGCTCGACGACGACGTGTTCGCGCTCGGCGATTGCGCGGCCTGTGCCTGGGCCGGTACCGATCGCAACGTGCCGCCGCGCGCGCAGGCCGCGCATCAGCAGGCCAGCTTCCTGTTGCGCGCGCTGGCCTGCCGGCTCGAGGGCCGGCCGCTGCCGGCCTTCGGCTATCGCGACTTCGGCTCGCTGGTCTCGCTCGGCCACTTCAGCGCGGTCGGCAACCTGATGGGCGGCCTGATCGGCGGCAACATGCTGATCGAAGGGCTGTTCGCGCGCTTCATGTACATGTCGCTGTATCGCCTGCATATCGCCGCGCTGCACGGTTATCCGCGCATGGTGCTCGACACTTTCGCGCACTGGCTGCGGCGCTCGACCCTGCCGCGGGTCAAGCTGCATTGA
- the polA gene encoding DNA polymerase I has translation MPEERNLEGKTLLLVDGSSYLYRAYHAMPDLRGPGGEPTGALYGIINMLRRMRKEVTAEYSACVFDAKGKTFRDDLFADYKANRPSMPTDLALQIEPIHQAVRALGWPLLMIEGVEADDVIGTLAHAAEARGMKVVISTGDKDLAQLVTERVTLVNTMSNELLDRDGVIAKFGVPPERIVDYLSLIGDTVDNVPGVEKCGPKTAVKWLTQYETLDGVVEHAAEIKGVVGDNLRRALDFLPLARKLVTVETACELKPQVESIEASLATLGESREALLPIFENYGFKTWRRELEAAPADAPGDVPAGEAAAEPVPAAAAIERNYETVQTWPQFDAWLAKIEAAELTSFDTETTSLDPMVAQIVGISLSTEPGSAAYIPVAHRGPDAPEQLPRDEVLAKLKPWLESAERRKVGQHLKYDAQVLANYEIALNGIEHDTLLESYVLESHRTHDMDSLALRHLGVKTIKYEEVAGKGAQQIGFDEVPLETAAAYAAEDADITLQLHLAMYPQVAREPGLKRVYAEIEMPVSLVLRRMERTGVLIDSARLDKQSHEIAVRLIELEREAYELAGGEFNLGSPKQIGQIFFEKLQLPVVKKTPSGAPSTDEEVLQKLAEDYPLPKLLLEHRGLSKLKSTYTDKLPRMINARTGRVHTNYAQAVAVTGRLASNDPNLQNIPVRTAEGRRIREAFIASPGCRIVSADYSQIELRIMAHISEDESLLRAFSQGEDIHRATAAEVFGVTPLEVSNDQRRIAKVINFGLIYGMSAFGLASNLGITRDAAKLYIDRYFARYPGVANYMETTRAVAKDKGYVETVFGRRLWLPEINGGNGPRRQAAERAAINAPMQGTAADLIKLSMIAVDGWLERDKLRSRMIMQVHDELVLEVPEDELALVREKLPEMMSGVAKLKVPLVAEVGAGDNWEEAH, from the coding sequence GTTGATGGTTCGAGCTATCTCTATCGGGCTTACCATGCGATGCCTGACTTGCGCGGGCCGGGCGGGGAACCGACTGGCGCGCTCTACGGGATCATCAACATGCTGCGCCGCATGCGCAAGGAAGTCACAGCAGAGTATAGCGCGTGCGTGTTCGATGCAAAGGGCAAAACCTTTCGCGACGATCTGTTCGCCGACTACAAGGCGAACCGCCCCTCGATGCCCACCGATCTCGCCTTGCAGATCGAGCCGATCCACCAGGCGGTGCGCGCGCTCGGCTGGCCGCTGCTGATGATCGAGGGCGTCGAGGCCGACGACGTGATCGGCACGCTCGCGCATGCCGCCGAGGCGCGCGGCATGAAGGTGGTGATCTCGACCGGCGACAAGGATCTCGCCCAGCTGGTGACGGAGCGGGTCACGCTGGTCAACACCATGAGCAACGAACTGCTCGACCGCGACGGCGTGATCGCCAAGTTCGGCGTGCCGCCCGAGCGCATTGTCGACTATCTCTCGCTGATCGGCGACACCGTCGACAACGTGCCCGGCGTCGAGAAGTGCGGACCGAAGACGGCCGTCAAGTGGCTCACGCAATACGAGACGCTCGACGGCGTCGTCGAGCATGCGGCCGAGATCAAGGGCGTGGTCGGCGACAACCTGCGCCGCGCGCTCGACTTCCTGCCGCTCGCGCGCAAGCTGGTGACAGTCGAGACGGCCTGCGAGCTGAAGCCGCAGGTGGAATCGATCGAGGCCTCGCTGGCCACGCTCGGCGAATCGCGCGAGGCGCTGCTGCCGATCTTCGAGAACTACGGCTTCAAGACCTGGCGGCGCGAGCTCGAGGCCGCGCCGGCCGACGCGCCCGGCGATGTGCCGGCGGGCGAAGCGGCGGCCGAGCCGGTGCCGGCGGCCGCCGCCATCGAGCGCAACTACGAGACCGTGCAGACCTGGCCGCAGTTCGACGCCTGGCTGGCGAAGATCGAGGCGGCCGAGCTGACCTCCTTCGACACCGAAACCACCTCGCTCGATCCGATGGTTGCGCAGATCGTCGGCATCTCGCTGTCGACCGAGCCCGGCAGCGCGGCCTACATCCCGGTCGCGCATCGCGGCCCCGACGCGCCCGAGCAACTGCCGCGCGACGAGGTGCTGGCGAAGCTGAAGCCCTGGCTGGAGAGTGCCGAGCGCAGGAAGGTCGGCCAGCATCTCAAGTACGATGCGCAGGTGCTCGCCAACTACGAGATCGCGCTGAACGGCATCGAGCACGACACGCTGCTCGAATCCTACGTGCTCGAATCGCATCGCACGCACGACATGGACAGCCTCGCGCTGCGTCACCTGGGCGTGAAGACCATCAAGTACGAGGAAGTGGCGGGCAAGGGCGCGCAGCAGATCGGCTTCGACGAGGTGCCGCTGGAGACCGCCGCGGCCTATGCCGCCGAGGATGCCGACATCACGCTGCAGCTGCATCTGGCGATGTATCCGCAGGTCGCGCGCGAGCCGGGCCTCAAGCGCGTCTATGCCGAGATCGAGATGCCGGTGTCGCTGGTGCTGCGCAGGATGGAGCGCACCGGCGTGCTGATCGACAGCGCGCGTCTCGACAAGCAGAGCCACGAGATCGCGGTGCGCCTGATCGAGCTCGAGCGCGAAGCCTACGAGCTGGCCGGCGGCGAGTTCAACCTCGGCTCGCCCAAGCAGATCGGCCAGATCTTCTTCGAGAAGCTGCAACTGCCGGTGGTCAAGAAGACGCCGAGCGGCGCGCCCTCGACCGACGAGGAGGTGCTGCAGAAGCTCGCCGAGGACTACCCGCTGCCCAAGCTGCTGCTGGAGCACCGCGGCCTGTCGAAGCTGAAGTCCACCTATACCGACAAGCTGCCGCGCATGATCAATGCGCGGACCGGCCGGGTCCACACCAACTATGCGCAGGCGGTGGCCGTCACCGGGCGCCTGGCCTCGAACGATCCGAACCTGCAGAACATCCCCGTGCGCACCGCCGAGGGCCGGCGCATCCGCGAGGCCTTCATCGCCTCGCCGGGCTGCCGGATCGTGTCGGCCGACTATTCGCAGATCGAGCTGCGCATCATGGCGCATATCTCGGAGGACGAATCGCTGCTGCGTGCCTTCTCGCAGGGCGAGGATATCCACCGCGCGACCGCGGCCGAGGTGTTCGGCGTGACCCCGCTGGAGGTCAGCAACGACCAGCGGCGCATCGCCAAGGTGATCAACTTCGGCCTGATCTACGGCATGAGCGCCTTCGGGCTGGCCTCGAACCTCGGCATCACGCGCGATGCGGCCAAGCTCTATATCGACCGCTACTTCGCCCGCTACCCGGGCGTGGCCAACTACATGGAAACCACGCGCGCGGTGGCCAAGGACAAGGGCTATGTCGAGACCGTGTTCGGGCGTCGCCTGTGGCTGCCCGAGATCAACGGCGGCAACGGCCCGCGCCGCCAGGCGGCCGAGCGCGCGGCGATCAACGCGCCGATGCAGGGCACCGCGGCCGACCTGATCAAGCTGTCGATGATCGCCGTGGACGGCTGGCTCGAACGCGACAAGCTGCGTTCGCGCATGATCATGCAGGTGCACGATGAACTGGTGCTGGAGGTGCCCGAGGACGAACTCGCCCTGGTTCGCGAGAAGCTGCCCGAGATGATGAGCGGGGTCGCCAAGCTGAAGGTGCCGCTGGTCGCCGAGGTCGGCGCCGGCGACAACTGGGAGGAGGCGCACTGA